In one Armatimonadota bacterium genomic region, the following are encoded:
- a CDS encoding FAD-dependent oxidoreductase produces MTDYDVVVVGGGPAGAVASVAAAREGARVACVERYGFLGGALTAAMVAPMMGFHAGERQVVSGIPQEIVDRLVALGASPGHVPDPIDFCYTVTPFDYEGLKRVFLEMTVEAEVDLWLHSVFLDAACDGGRVERVRVWQKDGVKELQAAVYIDASGDADLAAAAGCPVVTGRESDGQAQPMTLMFRLGGVDWEAVLAYLAAHQEEAQHGQGVRGRIEVDWLRRLPLRGFAGFTGLVSSARARGEWTIPRDRLLVFEGVRSGEAVVNTTRVPGRLGTVGRDLAQAEVEGRRQAYQVVDFLRRRVPGFSQAYLLETPAQIGVRETRRIVGEYVLTQEDILGARKFPDAVACGAYPIDLHDPASARIVARRLPTGQYYTIPYRALLPRGAANLIAAGRCISATHQAFAAFRVSAIVMAIAQAAGTAAALSVRAQIPPRELPPADLQGRLRQRGAFLGV; encoded by the coding sequence ATGACTGATTACGACGTGGTCGTTGTGGGCGGCGGTCCCGCCGGTGCCGTGGCCAGCGTCGCCGCAGCGCGGGAGGGTGCCCGGGTGGCCTGCGTGGAGCGGTATGGCTTCCTGGGCGGGGCGCTCACCGCGGCCATGGTGGCGCCGATGATGGGCTTCCACGCCGGAGAGCGGCAGGTGGTCTCCGGCATCCCCCAGGAGATCGTGGACCGCCTGGTAGCGCTGGGCGCCTCCCCAGGGCACGTGCCTGACCCCATCGACTTCTGCTACACGGTCACCCCCTTCGACTATGAGGGGCTGAAGCGGGTCTTCCTGGAGATGACGGTAGAGGCGGAGGTGGACCTCTGGCTGCATAGCGTCTTCCTGGACGCCGCCTGCGACGGGGGGCGGGTGGAGCGGGTGCGGGTCTGGCAGAAGGACGGAGTCAAGGAACTGCAGGCTGCGGTCTACATCGATGCCTCGGGAGACGCCGACCTGGCCGCGGCGGCGGGTTGCCCCGTGGTCACCGGGCGGGAGAGCGACGGGCAGGCCCAGCCCATGACCCTGATGTTCCGCCTGGGCGGAGTGGACTGGGAGGCGGTCCTGGCCTACCTGGCCGCGCACCAGGAAGAGGCACAGCACGGCCAGGGGGTGCGGGGCCGCATCGAGGTGGACTGGCTGCGCCGCCTGCCGCTGCGCGGCTTCGCCGGGTTTACCGGCCTGGTCTCTTCCGCGCGGGCCCGGGGAGAGTGGACCATCCCGCGGGACCGCCTGCTGGTCTTCGAGGGGGTGCGCTCTGGCGAGGCCGTGGTGAACACCACCCGTGTACCCGGGCGGCTGGGCACGGTGGGACGTGACCTGGCCCAGGCCGAAGTGGAGGGCCGGCGGCAGGCCTACCAGGTGGTGGACTTCCTGCGGCGGCGGGTCCCCGGGTTCTCGCAGGCGTACCTGCTGGAGACGCCGGCGCAGATCGGGGTGCGCGAGACGCGCCGCATCGTCGGCGAGTACGTGCTCACCCAGGAGGACATCCTGGGTGCGCGGAAGTTCCCCGATGCCGTCGCCTGCGGCGCCTACCCCATCGACCTGCATGACCCGGCCTCCGCCCGCATAGTGGCCCGCCGCCTGCCCACCGGGCAGTACTACACCATCCCCTACCGGGCGCTGCTGCCCCGGGGCGCGGCCAACCTCATCGCGGCCGGGCGGTGCATCTCCGCCACGCACCAGGCCTTTGCCGCTTTTCGCGTCTCCGCCATCGTCATGGCCATCGCCCAGGCCGCAGGGACGGCGGCGGCGCTTTCTGTGCGGGCGCAGATTCCCCCGCGGGAGCTGCCGCCGGCGGATCTGCAGGGGCGGCTGCGCCAGCGAGGCGCTTTCCTGGGTGTGTAA
- a CDS encoding type II toxin-antitoxin system VapC family toxin, with the protein MGILIDSTVFIEAERGRLHLDRYLAAQEGEPVAISAVTASELLHGVHRAASPSARAQRERFVEAILSRFPVAEFDLQAARIHARLWAQVMKKRQAVGAHDLLIGATAVALGFQVATTDVREFQRIPGLRVQLWAS; encoded by the coding sequence GTGGGCATCCTGATCGACTCGACCGTGTTCATTGAGGCCGAGCGCGGGCGTCTTCACCTCGATCGGTATCTGGCTGCTCAGGAGGGCGAGCCGGTGGCGATTAGCGCGGTGACTGCGAGCGAACTGCTCCACGGCGTTCACCGGGCGGCCAGCCCCTCGGCCCGCGCTCAACGGGAGCGCTTTGTCGAGGCGATCCTCAGCCGGTTTCCAGTCGCTGAGTTCGACCTGCAGGCAGCCCGGATCCACGCCCGCCTATGGGCTCAGGTCATGAAGAAAAGACAGGCTGTAGGCGCACACGACCTGCTCATCGGCGCTACTGCAGTCGCTCTGGGGTTTCAGGTGGCGACGACGGATGTCAGGGAGTTCCAGCGAATCCCCGGGCTCCGCGTTCAACTCTGGGCTTCGTAA
- a CDS encoding DUF4127 family protein, giving the protein MNCFFIPLDDRPVTRDAVLHLAAAVGVTVHTPPRALLGGPDRPGDVRALWAWVHRQLAQEPPAACIASAEMLCFGGLVASRRATPQWRNLLPWLDDLYALAATVPTYVSAVIPRTPLAAGGGEDPGYWEIHGEALRAYSAAADRYAWMGDAAAARQLAEALERLPAGVVEAVLQHRRRHLLVNAELVLAASRGTLRAVLVGQDDTTITGLSRMDREVLERLAAVAAAANVIITSGADELGAVLFARWLNAVAGARPAVRVAYTFPQARDRVAAYEATPLAQSVREHVEATGCRLVSSGEEILLWVHNFAEDQQREAHDQDDVVDDAGAVAVRLAEEAAGGRPVALADVRYANGADRSLVAALLQRSAFGGVAAYAGWNTASNALGSAVAQAVTVWHLGRGIPGDPAAARQMLLARLLDDWGYQAVVRPRLAALLQARGSNPAALGADEPGLEAAAGELFAEHVLPPLAASFGIHIALQRVTFPWHRLFEAAVEVDVV; this is encoded by the coding sequence GTGAATTGCTTCTTCATCCCGCTGGACGACCGCCCGGTCACGCGGGACGCGGTCCTGCACCTGGCCGCCGCCGTCGGCGTCACCGTGCACACGCCGCCCCGCGCCCTCCTCGGCGGCCCGGACCGCCCGGGTGACGTCCGCGCCCTGTGGGCCTGGGTCCACCGTCAGCTCGCGCAGGAGCCGCCGGCGGCATGCATCGCCTCGGCGGAGATGCTGTGCTTCGGCGGGTTGGTGGCCTCGCGCCGGGCCACGCCGCAGTGGCGGAACCTCCTCCCCTGGCTGGACGACCTCTACGCCCTGGCGGCGACGGTGCCCACCTACGTCTCAGCGGTCATCCCCCGGACGCCGCTGGCTGCGGGAGGAGGTGAGGACCCCGGGTACTGGGAGATCCACGGCGAGGCTCTGCGGGCCTACTCCGCCGCTGCGGACCGCTACGCCTGGATGGGCGATGCGGCCGCAGCCCGACAGCTGGCGGAGGCCCTGGAACGCCTTCCGGCCGGGGTGGTGGAGGCCGTCCTGCAGCACCGGCGCCGCCACCTCCTGGTGAACGCCGAGCTGGTCCTGGCCGCATCCCGGGGGACGCTGCGCGCGGTGCTGGTCGGCCAGGACGACACCACCATCACCGGCCTCTCCCGGATGGACCGCGAGGTCCTGGAACGCCTGGCTGCGGTCGCTGCCGCGGCCAACGTCATCATCACCTCCGGCGCCGATGAGCTGGGCGCGGTCCTGTTCGCCCGCTGGCTCAACGCTGTGGCCGGTGCACGCCCGGCGGTGCGGGTGGCCTACACGTTTCCTCAAGCCAGGGACCGTGTGGCGGCGTACGAGGCGACACCACTGGCCCAGAGCGTACGGGAGCATGTGGAGGCCACAGGATGCCGCCTCGTCTCCTCGGGAGAGGAGATCCTCCTGTGGGTCCACAACTTCGCCGAGGACCAGCAGCGCGAGGCCCACGACCAGGACGATGTGGTGGACGATGCCGGCGCTGTGGCGGTGCGTCTGGCAGAGGAGGCTGCGGGCGGGCGGCCCGTGGCCCTGGCCGACGTGCGCTACGCCAACGGAGCCGATCGCTCACTGGTGGCCGCGCTGCTGCAGCGGTCGGCCTTCGGGGGGGTGGCCGCCTACGCCGGCTGGAACACCGCCAGCAACGCCCTGGGCTCGGCCGTGGCTCAGGCGGTGACGGTCTGGCACCTGGGCCGCGGGATCCCGGGCGATCCGGCCGCAGCCCGACAGATGCTGCTGGCCCGGCTCCTCGACGACTGGGGCTACCAGGCCGTGGTGCGGCCGCGACTGGCGGCCCTGCTCCAGGCGCGCGGGAGCAACCCTGCGGCGCTGGGCGCAGACGAGCCCGGGCTGGAGGCGGCCGCGGGTGAGCTTTTCGCCGAGCATGTGCTGCCGCCCCTTGCAGCCTCTTTCGGGATACACATCGCCCTGCAGCGTGTGACCTTTCCCTGGCACCGCCTCTTCGAGGCGGCGGTCGAGGTGGATGTGGTATGA
- a CDS encoding family 20 glycosylhydrolase: VQTLRQLLVAAGNGLGFAGAEVRDWPAHRFRAVHLLLDDASDDFHVALIARILSKFKFNTIVAQADYVRWESARNLWHRSGASKDEVVVLLRAAREHHLEVIPLIQTLGHVEWLYTNDQNLDLLEIPPDQSNARYVYNPLNPRVYQVLFPILDEAVRLFQPRYLHIGHDEVRNVVPFPWSEEGKRLGFGELFVRDVLQLYRFLQARGVGTMMWGDVLLTHDFAPLVQRLPRDIIMVDWQYQEATRYPSLGRFIQWGFPTIAATWWKPQNIVAFAREGEQQGAAGMLRTTWTGHFQNRSVLERQYQQIYTYLVAADAFWNPGAAAEAFLKPSPVGSGGGSAEDPAARFRREWQPTPLRTQPISGAVLDLRAAATRSHVDQDGRGWIGKGPEFDLRALSPGRRRLGNILFEIVDPAQNGGRSVVLLRGAREELRRLPLRARIPVGRRAAAVAFLHTTPFAGPRFGQEVGAYVVRYTDGTQETVPLLYKRNIGSWLDEPVSMEQQVAWSGRTRSGLEVRLSLLVWANPHPAKAIAAIEVITGGSDATVALFAVTLLDALP, translated from the coding sequence CCGTACAGACGCTGCGGCAGCTGCTGGTAGCCGCCGGCAACGGGTTGGGCTTTGCCGGGGCCGAGGTGCGGGACTGGCCGGCCCACCGGTTCCGCGCCGTGCACCTCCTGCTGGATGACGCCTCCGACGACTTCCACGTGGCGCTGATTGCGCGCATCCTCAGCAAGTTCAAGTTCAACACCATCGTCGCCCAGGCCGACTACGTGCGCTGGGAGAGCGCGCGGAACCTCTGGCACCGGTCGGGGGCTTCGAAGGATGAGGTGGTCGTCCTCCTGCGGGCCGCCCGGGAGCACCACCTGGAGGTCATTCCCCTGATCCAGACCTTGGGACATGTGGAGTGGCTCTACACCAACGACCAGAACCTGGACCTGCTGGAGATCCCCCCGGACCAGAGCAACGCCCGCTACGTCTACAACCCTCTGAACCCGCGGGTCTACCAGGTCCTGTTTCCCATCCTGGACGAGGCGGTGCGCCTCTTCCAGCCCCGTTACCTGCACATCGGGCATGACGAGGTGCGCAACGTGGTGCCCTTTCCCTGGTCGGAGGAAGGGAAGCGCCTGGGCTTCGGGGAGCTGTTCGTACGGGACGTGTTGCAGCTCTACCGGTTTCTGCAGGCCCGCGGCGTGGGCACCATGATGTGGGGAGACGTGCTGCTGACCCACGACTTCGCCCCTCTGGTGCAGCGACTGCCCCGCGACATCATCATGGTGGACTGGCAGTACCAGGAGGCCACCCGCTATCCCAGCCTGGGCCGCTTCATCCAATGGGGCTTCCCCACCATTGCCGCCACCTGGTGGAAACCGCAGAACATCGTCGCCTTCGCCCGGGAGGGGGAACAGCAGGGAGCGGCGGGTATGCTGCGCACCACCTGGACGGGACACTTTCAGAACCGCAGCGTGCTGGAGCGTCAGTACCAGCAGATCTACACCTACCTGGTGGCAGCGGACGCCTTCTGGAACCCGGGCGCGGCGGCGGAGGCCTTCTTGAAGCCGAGCCCGGTAGGTAGCGGCGGGGGAAGCGCTGAGGATCCCGCGGCCCGTTTCCGCCGCGAGTGGCAGCCGACACCACTGCGTACCCAGCCCATCTCCGGGGCGGTGCTGGATCTGCGCGCCGCCGCCACCCGCAGCCACGTGGACCAGGACGGACGGGGCTGGATCGGCAAGGGGCCAGAGTTCGACCTGCGCGCGCTCTCCCCGGGGAGGCGCCGTCTGGGGAACATCCTCTTTGAGATTGTGGACCCGGCGCAGAACGGTGGTCGGTCCGTGGTCCTGCTGCGGGGGGCGCGGGAGGAGCTTCGCCGCCTCCCCCTGCGGGCGCGCATCCCCGTGGGGCGGCGCGCTGCCGCGGTGGCCTTCCTGCACACCACCCCCTTCGCCGGACCCCGCTTCGGCCAGGAGGTGGGTGCCTACGTGGTCCGCTACACCGACGGGACGCAGGAGACCGTTCCCCTGCTGTACAAGCGCAACATCGGCTCGTGGCTGGACGAGCCGGTCTCCATGGAGCAGCAGGTGGCCTGGTCAGGACGGACCCGCTCCGGCCTGGAGGTCCGCCTTTCCCTCCTGGTCTGGGCCAACCCGCACCCGGCGAAGGCCATCGCGGCCATCGAGGTCATCACCGGGGGCAGCGATGCCACGGTGGCGCTCTTCGCCGTGACCCTGCTGGACGCGCTGCCGTAG
- a CDS encoding FAD-dependent oxidoreductase, which produces MSRTVVIGGGLIGLWCAYELRRRGAEVVVLDRGAPTASCSWANAGWVVPAFSSPLPAPGLPAQSLRWLLRRESPFRINPRVLPQLAPWLAAFWRRCNPRDYAVAFDALARLNVRTRQHYDALQAAGVAFEMHRLGLLFAFVQEAEVVHITEDLERMRAYGYPPPVLLDDRQVREIEPALSPRVRAAVLIPDERCVRPESLVQGLEARLLDLGVSVRRGEEVRGFARRNGTVTAALTTTGPLAGDHFLIAAGAWSGLLASRCGLRLPLTAARGYSITLSAPTLQVGHLVYLTEAKVAVTSFRAALRFAGTLELAGLSERADPRRLVAVRRAADLYLAERAGGATEWSWMGLRPVTPDGLPLIGRLPGHDNLYMAAGHGMLGVTLAPATASAIAGLMLEGRADADLAPFDPARFVPRSARPASGGIHHD; this is translated from the coding sequence ATGAGCCGGACGGTGGTCATCGGTGGCGGCCTGATCGGGCTTTGGTGCGCCTACGAGCTGCGGCGCCGAGGCGCCGAGGTCGTCGTTCTGGACCGCGGCGCGCCCACGGCCTCATGCTCCTGGGCCAACGCCGGCTGGGTGGTGCCGGCCTTCTCCAGCCCGCTGCCGGCCCCGGGTCTGCCGGCGCAGTCTCTGCGCTGGCTGCTGCGTCGGGAGAGTCCTTTCCGCATCAACCCCCGCGTGCTGCCCCAGCTGGCCCCCTGGCTGGCGGCCTTCTGGCGCCGCTGTAATCCCCGCGACTACGCCGTCGCCTTCGACGCCCTGGCCCGCCTCAACGTCCGGACCAGGCAGCACTACGACGCGCTGCAGGCCGCAGGGGTCGCCTTCGAAATGCACCGCCTCGGTCTGCTCTTCGCATTCGTGCAGGAGGCGGAGGTCGTGCACATCACCGAGGACCTGGAGCGTATGCGGGCTTACGGCTATCCTCCGCCCGTCCTCCTGGACGACCGGCAGGTGCGCGAGATCGAGCCGGCCCTCTCGCCGCGCGTGCGCGCCGCCGTGCTGATCCCCGACGAGCGGTGCGTCCGGCCGGAGAGCCTGGTACAGGGGCTGGAGGCCCGGCTTTTGGACCTGGGCGTCTCCGTCCGCCGGGGGGAGGAGGTGCGGGGATTCGCCCGCCGGAACGGGACGGTCACCGCCGCGTTGACCACGACCGGTCCCCTGGCCGGCGATCACTTCCTCATCGCCGCCGGAGCCTGGTCGGGACTTCTGGCCAGCCGGTGCGGCTTACGCCTGCCGCTTACGGCGGCCAGAGGGTACAGCATCACCCTGTCTGCTCCCACGCTGCAGGTCGGGCACCTGGTCTACCTGACCGAGGCCAAGGTGGCGGTGACCTCCTTCCGTGCGGCCCTGCGCTTTGCCGGTACCCTGGAGCTCGCCGGACTCAGCGAGCGCGCCGACCCCAGGCGCCTGGTGGCGGTGCGCCGCGCCGCCGACCTGTATCTGGCGGAGCGGGCGGGTGGGGCCACCGAGTGGTCCTGGATGGGCCTGCGCCCGGTGACGCCTGATGGCCTGCCCCTCATCGGCCGACTGCCCGGACATGACAACCTCTACATGGCCGCCGGCCACGGGATGCTGGGTGTGACCCTGGCTCCGGCCACCGCCTCTGCCATCGCCGGGCTGATGCTGGAGGGGCGGGCAGATGCCGACCTGGCCCCGTTCGACCCGGCCCGCTTCGTGCCCCGTTCGGCCCGGCCCGCTTCCGGCGGCATCCACCATGACTGA
- a CDS encoding alpha/beta hydrolase-fold protein, whose protein sequence is MRLAGRVVIEEFDCAALRDNPLGDPARRQIPVYLPPGYDRSGRRYPVIYWLHGFTGTGLSAVNINPWVPSLPELMDRVIQEGAPPAILVMADGWTRYGGSQYLNSSATGRYEDAVTELVAYIDTYYRTMASRNHRGIDGKSSGGYGALVLAMRHPQLFGAAAAHSGDVYFEACYKVDFWKAVDTLRKHGGLAGFLQAFQAAPKKAEEMVRAMVSLVAMAMAYSPNPSSPQGFDLPIDLETGEVNEAVWARWLQWDPVYLVERHAEALRSLRLLYFECGSRDQYNLHHGARLLHRKLERLGIRHEYQEFDDDHTQINYRYVESLRRLCKVLSA, encoded by the coding sequence ATGAGGCTTGCCGGTCGGGTGGTGATCGAGGAGTTTGACTGCGCCGCCCTGCGCGACAACCCGCTGGGCGACCCCGCACGCCGTCAGATCCCCGTTTACCTGCCGCCCGGCTACGACCGCAGCGGGCGGCGCTATCCGGTCATCTACTGGCTGCACGGTTTCACCGGGACGGGGCTGAGCGCGGTCAACATCAACCCCTGGGTGCCCTCCCTGCCCGAGCTGATGGACCGGGTGATCCAGGAGGGCGCGCCGCCGGCGATCCTGGTCATGGCCGACGGCTGGACGCGCTACGGCGGCAGCCAGTACCTCAACTCCTCCGCCACGGGGCGCTACGAGGATGCGGTCACGGAGCTGGTGGCCTACATCGACACCTACTACCGCACCATGGCCTCGCGCAACCACCGCGGCATCGACGGCAAGTCCAGCGGGGGCTACGGGGCGCTGGTGCTGGCCATGCGCCACCCCCAGCTCTTCGGCGCTGCGGCCGCGCACAGCGGGGATGTGTACTTCGAAGCCTGCTACAAGGTGGACTTCTGGAAGGCGGTGGATACCCTGCGCAAGCACGGGGGCCTAGCCGGTTTCCTGCAGGCCTTCCAGGCGGCACCCAAGAAGGCCGAAGAGATGGTGCGGGCCATGGTCTCGCTGGTGGCCATGGCCATGGCCTACTCTCCCAACCCGTCCAGCCCCCAGGGCTTCGACCTGCCCATCGACCTGGAGACGGGGGAGGTCAACGAGGCGGTCTGGGCCCGCTGGCTGCAGTGGGATCCGGTGTACCTGGTGGAGCGCCACGCCGAGGCTTTGCGCTCTCTGCGGCTCCTCTACTTCGAGTGCGGCAGCCGCGACCAGTACAACCTGCACCACGGCGCGCGCCTCCTGCACCGGAAGCTGGAGCGCCTGGGCATCCGCCACGAGTACCAGGAATTCGACGACGACCACACCCAAATCAATTACCGCTACGTGGAATCCCTGCGTCGCCTGTGCAAAGTGCTCAGCGCGTGA
- a CDS encoding carbohydrate ABC transporter permease: MAPRRMVGKVGLYLGLGTLALFTAFPLLWLLGTALRTQGRVFGFPPPPPWPLGLDNFVAVWRTLPLPRFFLNTLLITGAGVGANLLLCAMAAYPLARMRFPGRNLVFFLLLATLMLPSHVGLIVNFVTLTRLRLIDTYAAVVLPSAVSVFGIFLLRQQYLSIPQELEDAARIDGASELGLWWRVMLPLIAPGLAALGIFEFVAFWNSFLWPLIVLKSPEKYPLAVGLLYLSGLFAHNTRLIAAGAVLMTLPIIAVFLFTQRYFMRGITLGAIR, encoded by the coding sequence ATGGCGCCGCGCCGGATGGTGGGGAAGGTGGGCCTCTACCTGGGCCTGGGTACTCTGGCCCTGTTCACCGCCTTCCCCCTGCTGTGGCTGCTGGGCACCGCCCTGCGCACGCAGGGGCGGGTTTTCGGCTTCCCCCCGCCGCCGCCCTGGCCCCTGGGGCTGGACAACTTCGTGGCCGTCTGGCGGACGCTGCCCCTCCCCCGCTTCTTCCTGAACACCCTGCTCATCACCGGAGCGGGGGTGGGCGCCAACCTCCTGCTGTGCGCTATGGCCGCCTATCCCCTGGCGCGCATGCGCTTCCCCGGCCGCAACCTGGTCTTCTTCCTCCTGCTGGCCACCCTCATGCTCCCTTCGCATGTAGGCCTGATCGTCAACTTCGTCACCCTGACCCGCCTGCGCCTCATTGACACCTACGCGGCGGTGGTGCTGCCCAGCGCGGTCAGCGTCTTCGGCATCTTCCTCCTGCGCCAGCAGTACCTCTCCATCCCCCAGGAGCTGGAGGACGCCGCCCGTATCGACGGGGCTTCGGAGCTGGGTCTCTGGTGGCGGGTGATGCTGCCGCTGATCGCTCCGGGACTGGCCGCCCTGGGCATCTTCGAGTTCGTGGCCTTCTGGAACTCCTTCCTCTGGCCACTGATCGTGCTCAAGTCGCCGGAGAAGTACCCCCTGGCCGTGGGGCTGCTCTACCTCTCCGGGCTCTTCGCCCACAACACCCGGCTGATCGCTGCCGGAGCGGTGCTGATGACGCTGCCCATCATCGCGGTCTTCCTGTTCACGCAGCGCTACTTCATGCGCGGGATCACCCTGGGAGCGATCCGGTGA
- a CDS encoding cupredoxin domain-containing protein, with product MRTLVLIVAATLLLAACGGRTAQQPPAGPTPAAGPTPAAEAPAATPAPTGEARPASPAGEQEVKITMTEFKFEPQTVEVKAGKVDFELVNAGTVEHSFVILGTDKRLDSVSPGQSGELEVELRPGTYQVECDIPGHKEAGMVMTIVVK from the coding sequence ATGCGCACACTGGTCTTGATCGTCGCCGCCACCCTGTTGTTGGCGGCATGCGGCGGCCGCACCGCCCAACAACCGCCGGCGGGGCCCACGCCTGCGGCGGGTCCCACGCCTGCGGCGGAGGCGCCCGCAGCCACCCCCGCCCCTACCGGTGAGGCCCGGCCCGCATCTCCGGCGGGCGAGCAGGAAGTCAAGATCACCATGACCGAGTTCAAGTTTGAGCCGCAGACCGTGGAGGTGAAAGCGGGAAAGGTGGACTTCGAGCTGGTCAACGCCGGCACCGTCGAGCACTCCTTCGTCATCCTGGGCACCGACAAGCGCCTGGATTCGGTATCGCCGGGGCAGTCCGGGGAGCTGGAGGTGGAGCTGCGACCGGGCACCTATCAGGTTGAGTGCGACATCCCGGGGCACAAGGAGGCCGGAATGGTGATGACCATCGTGGTGAAGTGA
- a CDS encoding sugar ABC transporter permease yields MSAVLPGARARPRLLGLSRRQWRTTLVAYLFLLPALLLLSVFTFYPVGFGTVLSLFAYNLRTLLGLEPARFVGLEHFRALRTDRFFWIALTNTLQYVLVVPVLQFASILLAVAVNRRLRGIAWFRAAYYVPVITSMVVVGLLWRWLYEQDGIINYVLLSLGVIARPISWLGNPDLALYSVMFVTLWKGLGYYMVIYLAGLQAISPEYEEAATLDGAGRWQIFRYVTLPLLRPSILVASTISTIAALKVFEEVYVMTGGGPVFRTFTMFFYIFDVGFQKFDFGYAAALAVILAAGIMLLSAANFAVFRRGGYEYY; encoded by the coding sequence GTGAGCGCCGTCCTCCCGGGGGCGCGGGCCCGCCCGCGCCTGCTGGGCCTCTCCCGCCGGCAGTGGCGGACCACCCTGGTGGCCTACCTCTTCCTGCTGCCGGCGCTGCTCCTGCTGTCCGTTTTCACCTTCTACCCCGTGGGCTTTGGCACCGTGCTCAGCCTCTTCGCCTACAATCTACGTACCCTGCTGGGGCTGGAGCCGGCGCGCTTCGTGGGCCTGGAGCACTTCCGCGCGCTGCGCACCGACCGCTTCTTCTGGATTGCCCTGACCAACACCCTGCAGTACGTCCTGGTGGTCCCGGTCCTGCAGTTTGCCTCCATCCTCCTGGCCGTGGCGGTGAACCGGCGCCTGCGGGGCATCGCCTGGTTCCGCGCCGCCTACTACGTGCCGGTGATCACCTCCATGGTGGTGGTGGGGCTGCTGTGGCGGTGGCTGTATGAGCAGGACGGGATCATTAACTACGTGCTGCTGTCGCTGGGGGTGATCGCCCGGCCGATCTCCTGGCTGGGCAACCCGGACCTGGCCCTGTACTCGGTGATGTTCGTCACCCTGTGGAAGGGCCTGGGTTACTACATGGTCATCTACCTGGCCGGCCTGCAGGCTATCTCCCCCGAATACGAGGAGGCGGCCACGCTGGACGGGGCGGGACGGTGGCAGATCTTCCGCTATGTGACGCTGCCCCTGTTACGCCCCTCCATCCTGGTGGCCTCCACCATCTCCACCATCGCCGCGCTCAAGGTCTTTGAGGAGGTCTACGTGATGACGGGGGGCGGACCCGTCTTCCGCACCTTCACCATGTTCTTCTACATCTTCGACGTGGGCTTCCAGAAGTTCGACTTCGGCTACGCCGCGGCTCTGGCCGTGATCCTGGCGGCCGGGATCATGCTGCTCTCCGCCGCAAACTTCGCCGTCTTCCGCCGGGGCGGCTATGAGTACTACTAG
- a CDS encoding Rrf2 family transcriptional regulator: MQLTRQARYAVRTVLDLSLRPQGRLGEIAARQGIPRSYMARVVQGLNRAGIIRTRRGVGGGVRLARPATGITLGEVIAAAEGSLAVNLCVLWKDCICPQPCPVRAALARLEAAMNRELAVTVAELAARLPSPARRRGGGGEREQPPRRRPTIERRERQ; encoded by the coding sequence ATGCAGCTGACACGTCAGGCCCGGTATGCCGTGCGGACGGTCCTTGACCTCTCCCTGCGCCCCCAGGGCCGGCTGGGAGAGATCGCCGCCCGCCAGGGCATCCCGCGCAGCTACATGGCGCGGGTCGTCCAGGGCCTCAACCGCGCCGGGATTATCCGCACCAGGCGCGGGGTGGGCGGAGGCGTGCGGCTGGCCCGGCCGGCAACCGGGATCACCCTGGGAGAGGTGATCGCTGCGGCCGAGGGCTCGCTGGCGGTCAACCTCTGCGTGCTCTGGAAGGACTGCATCTGTCCGCAACCGTGTCCGGTCCGCGCTGCCCTCGCCCGCCTGGAAGCCGCCATGAACCGGGAACTGGCGGTCACGGTGGCGGAACTGGCCGCCCGGCTTCCGTCGCCGGCCCGCCGCCGCGGAGGAGGCGGCGAGCGGGAACAGCCGCCGAGGCGACGTCCGACCATTGAAAGGAGGGAGAGGCAATGA